The ANME-2 cluster archaeon genome includes a region encoding these proteins:
- a CDS encoding transcriptional regulator → MTKEKLINQAIVILQKSGHTISDRCNIRPRSFDIAAGNDDVLLLIKVLSNVDGLKEDTAQEMLQLSEYLDGTPLVIGEKSRDHSLESGVVYYRYGIPAINIDTLYDYFVEEVPPIVYAAPGGLYVNVDGHVLHEMRLYSNLSIGALASELGVSRRSISKYEEDGMDMSVDMVIRLEEMFNQAIAIAIDFLNVDNKALKNRTNPVETEPGISIRSILSSLDMDVMPVSQAPFNAVSFEHTNSSKNKNMPIILTGFSDYTSAMVKRAKLMSSISEVTKAQSMFIVNGECKTECVDNTVLLKKSEIEEMEDFNDLISFIYEKVDRVKCA, encoded by the coding sequence ATGACAAAAGAAAAATTGATTAACCAGGCCATTGTCATCTTACAAAAAAGCGGCCATACAATCTCAGATCGCTGTAATATCAGGCCACGGAGTTTTGATATCGCAGCGGGAAATGATGATGTACTGCTGCTTATAAAGGTACTCTCCAACGTGGACGGCCTGAAAGAAGACACTGCACAGGAGATGCTGCAGCTGTCGGAATACCTTGATGGAACTCCATTAGTTATCGGTGAGAAGAGCAGGGACCATTCCCTGGAATCAGGTGTGGTCTATTACAGGTACGGCATACCTGCCATTAACATCGACACCCTGTATGATTATTTCGTGGAAGAAGTACCTCCCATAGTATATGCTGCTCCGGGAGGGCTCTATGTGAACGTGGACGGTCACGTATTGCATGAGATGCGTTTGTATTCAAACCTCTCCATCGGTGCCCTGGCTTCTGAACTGGGGGTGTCCAGACGGTCTATCAGCAAATACGAAGAAGATGGTATGGACATGTCAGTTGATATGGTGATACGGCTTGAGGAAATGTTCAATCAGGCAATAGCCATTGCAATCGATTTTCTTAATGTTGATAACAAAGCACTGAAAAATAGGACAAATCCGGTTGAAACAGAACCCGGCATAAGTATAAGATCAATATTATCGAGTTTGGATATGGATGTCATGCCTGTGTCGCAGGCACCCTTCAATGCAGTCTCATTTGAGCACACGAACAGCAGTAAAAATAAGAACATGCCCATTATCCTTACTGGATTTAGCGATTATACGAGTGCAATGGTAAAAAGAGCAAAACTGATGAGCAGTATCTCAGAAGTTACAAAAGCTCAGTCAATGTTCATTGTAAATGGTGAGTGCAAGACGGAATGTGTGGATAATACCGTGCTTTTGAAAAAATCCGAAATTGAAGAAATGGAAGACTTCAATGACCTTATTTCATTTATCTACGAAAAGGTTGACAGAGTTAAATGTGCGTGA
- a CDS encoding DUF356 domain-containing protein produces MESFAVVRADSATKVNTALLDLRRYGRMVFSDVPKYITSDYADEILTEVLCTQLRNKCRSAAVVPLKTIPSVAIGNLSRIHPPAHIIIISPKYDIFEELKSDIASFPRFEVGKSMPPEESEQTVYEAIA; encoded by the coding sequence ATGGAATCTTTTGCAGTGGTAAGGGCCGATAGTGCTACGAAAGTAAATACTGCCTTACTGGATCTGAGGAGATATGGCAGGATGGTGTTCTCAGACGTACCGAAATACATAACTTCGGATTATGCAGATGAAATACTCACTGAAGTCCTTTGTACACAATTAAGGAACAAATGCCGTTCAGCCGCCGTGGTTCCCCTTAAAACCATCCCAAGTGTGGCCATAGGAAATCTATCCAGGATACATCCACCGGCACACATTATCATAATCAGTCCCAAGTACGATATTTTTGAAGAGCTCAAGTCTGATATTGCCAGTTTCCCAAGGTTCGAGGTCGGGAAAAGCATGCCTCCGGAAGAGAGTGAACAAACGGTCTATGAAGCCATAGCATAG